The window tttcaattttttaacTATGTCTCTAAACTACTCAGTCTCAGCTCTCCCTCTGATAGATtaatttctaatcttgtccTGGCCACTCCCTATGAAAATCGTAGcatcttctttgtcttttcttttctgttggtATCCCTTTCATTTTTGATAACTAAGTACTGACTTCCTGTTAAATTTAGAGTCGATTTTAAGATCCTGGTCTTGACCTACAGAGCTGTGCACGGACTGGCTCCTGCCTACATCTTTGATCTGTTACAGCCCTATGTCCCTAGCAGGTCTTTGAGGTCATCTGATCAGGGCTTACTTGCTATAAAAAATACTAAGAGGAGGACTAAGGGTGACAGAGCTTTTGCCACTGTGGCCCCTAGACTGTGGAACTTTCTCCCCCAAGCATTAAGAACTGTGGACTCagtagctgtttttaaaaaacaactcaaaacttacctttttaaaactgcttttggttaattttttgcctgttttattttctctttttaaatcttttatgaCTTGTAATcttatgtgcagcactttgtgattctgtcttgaaaggtgctatataaataaaaatttatttatttattatttatttatttatttattactctgCATGATCTTTTATGTTTGGATTGCTGAACAAATTCAAAGAAATTTCATTCTCCAGGGACAATTTTTTTTAGCACGATTTTAGTACACCTCGTCTGAttcatttaaaacaatttgGAAGTAAACAGAACTTTATCTATCAACGCTTTAACGACCTttgttttcatctgaaaatCACTCCACTGACACGAGGTTGCTCACTGTTGTTTCTGGCCTGTAACTTGAAATTAGGATCATTGAAGTGCAATGTATCAGAGATGAAAACAGCTCTTATTTTCTCTATGTATGGCAGAAAATCTAcaaacatttttgctttttcatttgatcAGTAAGAAAGTTTTTAAGCTCTGAGCATATACTCCGAAAACGGTCCAGTGCTCTGTGTTTGCTGAATCACCCTACATCTTTGTGAGGAGCAAATCAAGTTGCACTAACCTCAGTGATGGatgtttataataataataataataatggattgcatttatatagcgcttttcggggccctcaaagcgctttacaatttcACTactcattcactctcacacactggtggaggcaagctacagttgtagccacagctgccctggggcaaactgacagaggcgaggctgccatattgcaccaccgggccctgtggccatcaccagtaggcggcaggtgaagtgtcttgcccaaagacacaacgaccgagactgtccgagccggggctcgaaccggcaaccttccggttacaagacgaactgccaactctttgagccacgattCGCCCctattgtttttatattgtgagtctgtctctctctctttctgtgttcGTATGTGTCACCATTTTAAAATAGTGGGAACAGCTCTTGGGTGCTTTTCAGTACCTTTCCAGGTGTTTTCTGTCTGTGGACCAATTTGTCCACTCAGTAGCTTCACAATCATTTAAGACTACTGTATAATGTAAGTAAGCTCAAAGTGAAGTCTGTGTTTGAAGACGGGTGTTGCCAGAATGGATGGTGTGACTCCATCTCAAGATCTGGtctcattttatattttatgctGCTTTGTGgcataaaatatacaaaggaaTGGAGTACATGACACATTTCAGTTTGATGCAACATTAACCCAACTTTCATCTTGGTGTGCAAAACTGCCTCTCTTTGACTTGATACGTATTTTGATTGTCAAAGGTTGAAgtgtaatacatttttaatttaagaaTAATTTGAAGGTGACAGCAACCCATGATcttaaatttatttataataCAACTTCAAGTTTTGGACATAATGAATGTATGAACTGTTTACTAAAGTGTGGCTTTTTTTATTCTTCACCTCTCAGACCGTTAATTCGACCACAGTTGCAACAGGCCATGGCCTTGCCTTTGCTTGTGATACACTCATCTCTCAGGTGAGCAAACCACACTGTGCGTGTGTATTATTGTTGCAGCGGTTTTATCCACGGGAAGGTTATAATTTCACTATGGAGTCAAATCCAGTTCCCATTAgcattgtttgtgttttgcagaCTTTTGGCAGTAAAAACATGAAACGTGTTGGAGTGATTCTTCAAAGGAGTTCACTGATCCTGCTGGCGTTTTGCCTGCCATGTTGGGCTATTATCATGAACTCTTACAGCCTACTGATCCTCATGCACCAAGAGGAAGAGGTGGCGAGGTAAAATCATGGTTTTTAAAGCTGATGTAGCATCTTTGAATATATAACTGGAAAAAAAGGAATACAAATCTATATTTTTAGTTCTGTTGTTGGCATTTTTATCAGCAGTACTAATACTATTCTGTGCTTAGAAAACTTCAGCTTTATATGTGTTTTCAGAGTTTCTGAGTAAATTTGTatgagattaaattaaatttgattTCAAGGGACTACGATTGAAAACTGATGTAATGTGAAGACAGTGCTGATGCACTTTCCCACAATGAATGAATTTACAGATGCACTTTTTGCAAACTTGAATGATTGTCTTTATGTTTGCTTCACTAAATGAATATCATTTTGTTTGCTTCCCTTTCAGAATTGCCCAGATATATATGATGGCATTTCTACCAGCTGTTCCAGTGAGTTTAATGAACTGAGACTGAGACTTAGTTCACTTACTTCCTAACCTTGACTGAGATTATTAGTTATTGTGTACTTATCAGCTGCAGTGTTTCAACATCTGCATTTAGTAACACACATGCAGCAGTTTAGTAAGCGCACTAGTATTGAGTTGTTTAACCCTCATGTTTGAGAATTATTACTGCCAATTTAAtttagtaaaaaacaaacaaacaactaaatTCATGTTGTCTTTCTTTCTGCTACAGGCTATGTTTCTGTACCAGCTGCAGGTTGCCTACCTGCAAAACCAGGTAGGTTCATGAGATGAAACAAGTATGCTTCTGGTGTGTAGGAGTCAGACACCTTCCAGGGGAAACTAAAACAGAAAGGTCATGTTGTTATGTTGTTAAGTGTGGTATCTACGAAGGAGATATCCTCCTTCTCCTTTTACTAAGAAGTACAGCAAGCACTTGAAGAGGTATaccaggagaataaaccagaggttgcagaccacagcaacctctCTGAACAGGGGCCAATAACCATCATAGTGCAAACATCCAAGAATGAATCTCCAGTCTGAATAACTGGCAGCACAAATAAATCAGCTGCGAATGAACAAGAGACACCCgtaatggctaactgaaggccagACAGTCCTGATTCCCAAGGATCCCCAAAAGGGACCAATCCCATCCAACTACcggccaataacctgcctcagtaccaaatggaagctcctgtcagccATCATAGCCACGAAGATGAACAGGCATCTTCGTGTTAGAAAAAAAAGGtaggattattattattgcacatttacCAAGATATTGCGCAGGAAATTGTCAATAGCAAAAACAGAATGACTGTATGGGAGAGGTCTGCTTGCACGTGCATACCCACgtccacacacacccaccctcccatgcacacgtacacacactcaAGGTTACCATAAGTAAACAAAGGGGAAGACTGCAGAAGTGTGTCAGTGTGGTGTCAGTGTTCTGGTGCATTGAGACTTCTGTCAGCCCACGGGAAGAAGCTGATCTTTAGTCTGTTGGTGTTGCATCTGATGGATCTGAACCTTTCTCCAGAGGGCATGATGTTAAATAGGTGGTGGTTAGGATGGAAGTGGTCTGTTAAAATTGCCCAGGCCCTGGAGCGACATCCAGAGCTGGCAATGCACTCCAGGGAGGGGAGTGGACAACCGATTACCTTCTCTGCAATTCTGGTGACATTTTGGAGTCTCTTCTTATCAGCTGTTGTTCAACCAGCGTACCACATGGCGATGGCGTGCACCAGCACACTCTCAATTGTGGCTCAGTAGGACACTAGTAGGTCAGTCTGCAGCCGGTTCCATCTCAGAATCCTCAAGAAATGGAGGTGCTGCTGGGCTTTCCACCATGATGTACAGCAACAAGATCGGAGTgtcattcggactggagaagtgtagtcggatggaaacaaagagagggaaagtaGTTAGAACTGAGGGGTTGGAACTACCAGAAGGGAACACCACATCTTCCTGAGAAGAACTTGAGACAATGTGGATCGTGAAAGTTTCCGTGGTCCCAGTGATTGCCGGAGCACTCGGTGCAGGGACTCAAGCTAggcaagtggctccagcagtTCCCAGTAACAACATCTGAGATTGGTGTGTAGAAGAGTGCAGTCCTAAGAACAGCAAATATACTGTGCAGGAACTTccagctcccaggcctctgctAGAGGACCCGATCTTGAAAAATAAAGACTGCCCACAGGAGCAAGAGGggaataatatataaatattcagatatttatatgtatatttgtatatatatgcatatatagaCACTGTGCCATGTTGTGCCATTCCAGCTGTTTACCCACACTATCAGCTAATGTTAGCACAATATTATATATAACATCGTAAAGCGCCCTTTTAAGGTTCAGACTTGTGATTTTCTGTGACAGAAATGTAATCATGCACatactatgaaatttttttgaAATCCTATATTGTCCCCCTTTTGTCTAGTTCAACTGTCaggtctattttttttttttttagcaccaaATACATCATAAGCAGCTAATGTGCAGTTTCAGTGAGATAATGTCTTATTCTAGTTTCCACCAGTGTGCTACACTTACCTGAATTTGTCTTTGGGAAAATAGTAAAGTAatttaagtaaataaatactCTTGCCGAAGGAATGGTGGCTCTGCATACTGGATTGCTAAtcatgtcttttaaaaaaaaaatctttcaggGGATCATATTGCCACAGATGTACACAGCGGGAATAGCGAATGTTTTAAACTTGGGCTTCAACTACGTCTTGATCTTCACCCTCAATTTGGGCATCATGTAAGTGTGTCACACTGcctcattttgccttttcattttttatgtaCTTTTTGATGGTGGAATAACAGATACAATCtatgaataaaacagaaaaaagccctCTGTCACTGCCATGTTCACTACACTGTTGTCCAAAGAGGGGACTGAGAGGAGAAGaaaatttgttttctgttaaatGTGAGTCAGCAGTGCActgatgtttattatttttgaaattTATTTAAGTGAGGGGGGCAGTGTAGggcaaaggaagaagaaagttCTCTGACAGGAGTTATTCCAGCTGGAAAAACATTTGATTCATCAGGCAGATGACTCAACCCAGGCCTCAGTCTGGGCCCTGTTTCTCCTATCCCTCACATTTACCAAGCACTCACTCCTACTAATTGTGAAAAGTCTTTCCTCAGCTCATGAGAAACCTAGTGTGCCAAACCACAGTCTTTCTGTTAGTTTTTTGGTCCATGCCTCCTCAGCGTATTCCTGTGTTTGTTAATGTTGTTTGTTAGTGGTCATTCCTCTGGCAACCACAGGTATAAATACGTTTTATCATCTGTGTTTTCAGTGGATCAGCAATCGCTAACAGCCTCGCTCAGATCACCCTCTGCCTGCTGCTGTACGGCTACATCAGAATAAGGAAGCTCCATCAGAAGACATGGGGAGGTGAGTGCTACACATGAATAACACAAAGTGAATGATACAGCTTTTCAGACATTAGTTTTACTGAATTGAGTTTTCTGTAAACCTTACAGGTTGGTCCACTGAATGTCTGCAGGAATGGGGCTCTTACATGAAGCTGGCTGTTCCAAGTTTACTTATGGTCTactttgaatggtggctctggGAGATTGGCAGTTTTCTCGCTGGTCAGTGTTATTTGccagacaaacaaacatgcaCGTAAACGGCcgattacacacacactcattttaCACTTATTTTctcaagaagaaaacaaaaatcaagctatttttttccttttaacctAGCAGTTATCACTATGACAGAACATCTCTGCTGTGCACAAGTCACAAAAATACAGTGATCATGTCTCAAAAACCCAGATTCAGAATTCCAGGGTTTCATATGGAACAAATCTAAAGAAAGAGTGCATAATCTTGCTGGTTTAGGCTAAGTTGTTATAACTGGTTTCTAGGAAAAAGATTTATCTATCATTAGCAGCATATCATTAACTGTGTGATAACTTGACCTTGATATTACTGTTGGTGCTTctggttgtttttgttcttctatTAATCCAATATTACACTATGCAGCATAGATTAGAATTAGGGTGACTGAACAGAGATGAGCATGCTCATGCTGGAGGTGAGCAGAGTTGGGGAGGAGTGCATATGCAATACTGATAGATctacatgtaaaggaagcaaaGGGTTAAATATGATAAAATAGTAAATTCTGATGAAGGGGTTATGTTTCAGTGATTTAATAATAACGATTAAATCTTAAACCTTTCTCAAAAATGCACTAAAATGTTTACCAGGGTTGTCTTATCTTTCTGTAAACAAAAATCTATACTCTAATCAGTGGCCTGATATTTCCGGTTAGAATCTGTTCAGTATCAGCGATATTGTAAATTATTACAGTCGAAATGCtgttaaaatatatttactACTTTGCAATTCTCCCATCTTCTTTGAGGTTATCTCCCCAGATAATGTCCtggttttcacttttttttttttgcaaaaaaatCATCATGGAAAATGGAAAAGTTTAATTCACAAGATCTTACCTCACTGTAAAATCTTTGTCTCAAAAGTTTGTGTAAAAATGTCGCATTCGTGCACAGCAGCAAAACCTTTCATGAATCTCTCTAAATCATGTCAGGTTTACTTGGTGAGGTGGATCTTGCTGCTCAGCATGTGCTGAATGAAATAGGAACCATTGCATACATGGTACGGATCAGCCATTTACTTAGTTGAACACAGTCATCTTATTATTTAACAGCACTTCTGCAATTTGGGAAAAATGCTTACTCTGGTCTGGACCTTGTAGATTCCTTTAGGTATCCATGCAGCTGCTTGTGTGCGTGTTGGGAATGCTCTGGGGGCCGGGGACACCACCAGAGCTTTGCTCACCTGCAAAGTGACCCTATTTCTGTCGGGTATTAGGatatttaaacatttctttGAAAATTCAAACATATGTAATACATGATAAAATAAGGACACATGGACTTATATGCATTTTCTCTATAGGAACGCTTGCTGTTTGCCAGGGTATTGGTTTTGCAAGCTGTAAGTCAGTTGTTGCCTTCATATTTACCTCTGATGTGTGAGTAttacagcaacacacacattcaagcCTGTAAAATATTATCATAACACTGTTTTAATgctctttttctgctctctgCAGTGAAATTGTGGCGACCGTGTCTGAAAACCTCACAGTGCACATTTTTGTACAGTTCTTTGATTCACTTCTGGTATGCCTTTAcacaacaaaaaactatgttcTCATCTCACTTTACAAAGACTAGTTCCGAGAGCTGGTTGTCTGCTTGATCAAATCAAACCCTCAACTTTGTTTCCTTTTATTCTGTGTTCCATTTCAGTGTGTCTGCTCAGGAATTCTTGTAGGATCTGGGATGCAGAAAATTGCTGCCATCTCCAACCTGTTGGGTTACTACCTCATCGGCCTGCCAGTAGGAATAGCTTTGATGTTTTATGCCAACCTGAGGATATTAGGTAATACTTTTATTCTATTGTAGGCATCTTTCTACAGACAAGCTATAAGTTGCTGTAGTGGTGCACACGTTTTCActtttgcctcacagcaagaaggtttgGTATTcatagctcttttttttttaatttttttttttacaagtttGCATGTTCCCTCTTTGCCTGTGAGGGCTTTCGGCTGCCACAGCCTAAAATCTTTCATGTTAGGTCAAGggtgtaggtgtggatgtgactGTTAGCCCTGTGTTAGCCAGGGTGTACTCAAGCCCCTTTAACAAAGT of the Maylandia zebra isolate NMK-2024a linkage group LG10, Mzebra_GT3a, whole genome shotgun sequence genome contains:
- the slc47a1 gene encoding multidrug and toxin extrusion protein 1, which codes for MEKLDSPEPAHPLPGAGPVAEVSVAKTAGAVEDEGASWVRSKLFECSCMKRLLPQAYREELYQVLRLTGPLLLSRILNFLLSFVITIFCGHISNAALAGYALASATVNSTTVATGHGLAFACDTLISQTFGSKNMKRVGVILQRSSLILLAFCLPCWAIIMNSYSLLILMHQEEEVARIAQIYMMAFLPAVPAMFLYQLQVAYLQNQGIILPQMYTAGIANVLNLGFNYVLIFTLNLGIIGSAIANSLAQITLCLLLYGYIRIRKLHQKTWGGWSTECLQEWGSYMKLAVPSLLMVYFEWWLWEIGSFLAGLLGEVDLAAQHVLNEIGTIAYMIPLGIHAAACVRVGNALGAGDTTRALLTCKVTLFLSGTLAVCQGIGFASCKSVVAFIFTSDVEIVATVSENLTVHIFVQFFDSLLCVCSGILVGSGMQKIAAISNLLGYYLIGLPVGIALMFYANLRILGLWLGLLVCLSLETVLFLVLIFKINWKKVTQKAQLRAGKKLLVGPGHLPGTGLNEAMLLDGPVCPDSAQSDGGEAPKTDGYSPVNTLDQEMKAAQEPGIINTNATPSERDTEHNETTKPKVVLSTTQLIFRRGTALLVSLLILIIGVACHIAFPVPEESAQSKANFTLNWANDSTPTPLAPLNFTPHF